Proteins from one Anastrepha obliqua isolate idAnaObli1 chromosome 2, idAnaObli1_1.0, whole genome shotgun sequence genomic window:
- the LOC129238544 gene encoding nucleoporin Nup35, whose product MEPMTLGSPGGSPATNPSPYLPPFLMGDAQIPSTPRNTLSPNKGSRNISFATSPIQNSPSSGPLGEHSRFSIGQKQLFNSSVSANYSGAQGPPTQGLFDSLRNERNLVETPTRGIEAQSSLGFGTPIANQQNLSTFSGNISFQQQHMQQQQQFPSQSTIPYNDSPYLANTSYNTSRCITSPLGALGTPNASGAINTSYMLQCPPTPRYTEFWVTVYGFPPSAISTILQHFAQCGTIVDKVFPPQNGNWVHLKYASRLECDKALNYNEKILGNNIMIGVTQCKDKNIIDKENICENNTKPCKVRPLSQTAYKSAQNDSAVVNNANMPQKSSGLMNKAMDLFFGW is encoded by the exons ATGGAGCCTATGACATTAGGAAGCCCCGGCGGTAGTCCAGCTACCAACCCAAGTCCATATTTGCCGCCATTTCTTATGGGAGATGCACAAATTCCTTCAACACCACGCAACACGCTTTCTCCTAATAAGGGAAGCAGAAACATTTCATTTG CAACGTCGCCAATACAAAATTCTCCTTCGTCCGGTCCGCTTGGTGAACACAGTCGTTTTTCGATAGGCCAGAAGCAACTGTTCAATAGTAgcgtaagtgccaattattcaGGTGCACAAGGTCCTCCCACACAGGGTTTATTTGATTCTTTACGCAACGAACGCAATCTTGTTGAGACACCAACTCGTGGTATAGAAGCACAATCTTCCCTTGGATTTGGTACACCAATTGCAAATCAGCAAAATCTGAGTACCTTCAGCGGCAATATAAGTTTTCAACAACAGCAtatgcagcagcaacaacaatttccGTCACAGTCAACAATACCGTATAATGATTCACCATACTTAGCTAACACTTCATATAATACATCACGCTGCATAACATCGCCGTTAGGAGCGCTTGGTACGCCCAATGCTAGCGGTGCAATTAATACTTCATATATGCTTCAATGTCCACCAACACCACGCTACACAGAGTTTTGGGTGACTGTTTATGGTTTCCCGCCAAGCGCGATTTCAACGATTCTGCAGCACTTTGCGCAATGCGGTACTATAGTTGACAAAGTATTTCCCCCGCAAAATGGTAATTGGGTTCACCTCAAATACGCCTCAAGGCTAGAATGCGATAAAGCACTAAATTATAACGAGAAGATACTGGGAAATAACATTATGATCGGTGTTACACAATGCAAGGATAAAAACATCATCGACAAAGAAAACATTTGTGAGAATAATAC GAAACCGTGCAAGGTGCGCCCATTATCGCAGACTGCCTACAAAAGTGCGCAAAATGATTCTGCTGTCGTTAATAATGCAAATATGCCCCAAAAAAGCTCTGGATTGATGAATAAGGCAATGGATTTGTTTTTTGGTTGGTAA
- the LOC129239277 gene encoding uncharacterized protein LOC129239277 isoform X1 — protein sequence MDLVEQRVQYEVPNCFDDEVVYGDKLLVNRKRRCIVLARNLKLYEFCQKQLVNSIDLSETCLKKVGKNVQDYKGPKGKWFKSVGTRSGESFGSTVKPMGLMETSELQNSVLLEEKPIANVNITFGKYVYRNFDVNKVYLLIHCWDKLVVVDLPDYSFITENEGVQSFRIVHGKGKFEAMLEMQFENGETQCTDFQRHEKLVNRTSPCNIASDRTSLKQLLERARCSQAELQLHKSITQKEFDVLRDEKTFGCNYIRSDQLEEKHMISRCGDIWLRFVTNDTMVFGVPLIEDEELRTAAQPWVNCELPQLLPASFAVLLIGIKTSQILLVENCPLLLYFEVEKELPRRHDHHMKTVIYEQHLFLKSLKISHILLNRAKHELNFSSTSFHQDFLATAFINKEATLRIQFASVPNASIFEQLIAEQFNFNKVERKLTPHGYKANNENASESEQVKDKLIRKPFVLSIFFNKDPTSLWFGSMILQTISDVEDIQTWKLYLYNKEKTFVCLKLLFNELMMVNCQIKHMEYFDKTHDTTDSSFLRIKNALIGEYESLKHLNDRTDADEKKKMFEKLMKAQINSDILVTSVT from the exons atggaTTTAGTAGAACAAAGAGTACAATATGAAGTTCCAAATTGCTTTGATGACGAAGTTGTATATGGTGACAAGTTACTGGTCAATCGAAAACGTCGTTGTATTGTTTTGGCGCGTAATTTgaaattatatgaattttgcCAGAAACAACTTGTTAACAGCATTGATTTGTCTGAGACTTGCTTGAAAAAGGTTGGTAAAAATGTGCAAGACTACAAAGGGCCAAAAGGAAAATGGTTTAAAAGTGTTGGCACTCGAAGTGGAGAATCTTTCGGCAGCACAGTAAAACCAATGGGGCTAATGGAAACTTCAGAACTACAGAATTCTGTCCTACTGGAAGAGAAACCCATTGCTAATGTAAATATTACCTTTGGAAAATATGTTTACAGAAATTTTGATGTCAACAAAGTATATTTGTTAATACATTGTTGGGATAAATTGGTAGTAGTTGACCTACCTGATTATAGCTTTATAACAGAGAACGAAGGTGTTCAAAGTTTTCGAATAGTACATGGTAAAGGAAAGTTTGAAGCTATGCTGGAGATGCAATTTGAAAATGGTGAAACCCAATGCACGGACTTTCAAAGACATGAAAAGTTGGTGAACCGAACATCTCCTTGTAACATTGCTAGTGATAGGACTAGTTTAAAACAGCTGCTGGAACGAGCACGGTGCTCCCAGGCAGAACTTCAACTGCATAAGTCGATCACGCAGAAAGAATTTGATGTATTACGTGATGAGAAAACGTTTGGCTGTAACTATATTCGGAGTGATCAGTTAGAGGAAAAACACATGATTTCCCGGTGTGGTGACATTTGGTTACGATTCGTAACAAATGATACTATGGTTTTTGGTGTGCCACTG ATTGAAGATGAAGAATTACGAACCGCTGCACAGCCTTGGGTGAATTGTGAATTACCGCAATTGCTGCCAGCTTCCTTTGCTGTACTATTAATTGGCATAAAAACTTCCCAAATACTTCTAGTCGAGAACTGtcctttacttttatattttgaagTCGAAAAAGAACTACCACGTCGTCATGATCATCACATGAAAACCGTTATTTATGAGCAACATCTTTTTttgaaatctttaaaaatttcgCATATACTTCTCAACCGGGCGAAACATGAACTTAATTTTAGTTCAACGAGTTTTCATCAGGACTTCCTGGCTACTGCATTTATAAACAAAGAGGCAACTCTCCGCATCCAATTCGCTTCTGTGCCAAATGCTTCTATATTCGAGCAATTAATTGCTgaacaatttaatttcaataaagttgaaagaaaattaactcCTCATGGATATAAAGCTAACAATGAAAATGCATCTGAGTCAGAACAAGTGAAAGATAAGTTAATTCGAAAACCTTTTGTTTTGagcatattttttaacaaagatCCTACGTCGCTGTGGTTTGGTTCTAtgattttacaaacaatttcagATGTTGAAGATATTCAAACCTGGAAACTATATTTATACAACAAAGAAAAGACATTCGTTTGCTTGAAATTGCTGTTCAATGAGCTCATGATGGTTAATTGCCAGATCAAACACATGGAATATTTCGACAAAACACATGATACCACTGATAGTTCTTTTCTCAGAATTAAAAATGCGCTTATTGGTGAATACGAGAGTTTGAAACATTTGAACGATCGCACTGATGCGGatgagaagaaaaaaatgtttgaaaaattgaTGAAAGCCCAAATTAATTCGGATATATTGGTAACAAGTGTGACGTGA
- the LOC129239277 gene encoding uncharacterized protein LOC129239277 isoform X3, with amino-acid sequence MDLVEQRVQYEVPNCFDDEVVYGDKLLVNRKRRCIVLARNLKLYEFCQKQLVNSIDLSETCLKKIEDEELRTAAQPWVNCELPQLLPASFAVLLIGIKTSQILLVENCPLLLYFEVEKELPRRHDHHMKTVIYEQHLFLKSLKISHILLNRAKHELNFSSTSFHQDFLATAFINKEATLRIQFASVPNASIFEQLIAEQFNFNKVERKLTPHGYKANNENASESEQVKDKLIRKPFVLSIFFNKDPTSLWFGSMILQTISDVEDIQTWKLYLYNKEKTFVCLKLLFNELMMVNCQIKHMEYFDKTHDTTDSSFLRIKNALIGEYESLKHLNDRTDADEKKKMFEKLMKAQINSDILVTSVT; translated from the exons atggaTTTAGTAGAACAAAGAGTACAATATGAAGTTCCAAATTGCTTTGATGACGAAGTTGTATATGGTGACAAGTTACTGGTCAATCGAAAACGTCGTTGTATTGTTTTGGCGCGTAATTTgaaattatatgaattttgcCAGAAACAACTTGTTAACAGCATTGATTTGTCTGAGACTTGCTTGAAAAAG ATTGAAGATGAAGAATTACGAACCGCTGCACAGCCTTGGGTGAATTGTGAATTACCGCAATTGCTGCCAGCTTCCTTTGCTGTACTATTAATTGGCATAAAAACTTCCCAAATACTTCTAGTCGAGAACTGtcctttacttttatattttgaagTCGAAAAAGAACTACCACGTCGTCATGATCATCACATGAAAACCGTTATTTATGAGCAACATCTTTTTttgaaatctttaaaaatttcgCATATACTTCTCAACCGGGCGAAACATGAACTTAATTTTAGTTCAACGAGTTTTCATCAGGACTTCCTGGCTACTGCATTTATAAACAAAGAGGCAACTCTCCGCATCCAATTCGCTTCTGTGCCAAATGCTTCTATATTCGAGCAATTAATTGCTgaacaatttaatttcaataaagttgaaagaaaattaactcCTCATGGATATAAAGCTAACAATGAAAATGCATCTGAGTCAGAACAAGTGAAAGATAAGTTAATTCGAAAACCTTTTGTTTTGagcatattttttaacaaagatCCTACGTCGCTGTGGTTTGGTTCTAtgattttacaaacaatttcagATGTTGAAGATATTCAAACCTGGAAACTATATTTATACAACAAAGAAAAGACATTCGTTTGCTTGAAATTGCTGTTCAATGAGCTCATGATGGTTAATTGCCAGATCAAACACATGGAATATTTCGACAAAACACATGATACCACTGATAGTTCTTTTCTCAGAATTAAAAATGCGCTTATTGGTGAATACGAGAGTTTGAAACATTTGAACGATCGCACTGATGCGGatgagaagaaaaaaatgtttgaaaaattgaTGAAAGCCCAAATTAATTCGGATATATTGGTAACAAGTGTGACGTGA
- the LOC129239277 gene encoding uncharacterized protein LOC129239277 isoform X2, whose product MDLVEQRVQYEVPNCFDDEVVYGDKLLVNRKRRCIVLARNLKLYEFCQKQLVNSIDLSETCLKKVGKNVQDYKGPKGKWFKSVGTRSGESFGSTVKPMGLMETSELQNSVLLEEKPIANIEDEELRTAAQPWVNCELPQLLPASFAVLLIGIKTSQILLVENCPLLLYFEVEKELPRRHDHHMKTVIYEQHLFLKSLKISHILLNRAKHELNFSSTSFHQDFLATAFINKEATLRIQFASVPNASIFEQLIAEQFNFNKVERKLTPHGYKANNENASESEQVKDKLIRKPFVLSIFFNKDPTSLWFGSMILQTISDVEDIQTWKLYLYNKEKTFVCLKLLFNELMMVNCQIKHMEYFDKTHDTTDSSFLRIKNALIGEYESLKHLNDRTDADEKKKMFEKLMKAQINSDILVTSVT is encoded by the exons atggaTTTAGTAGAACAAAGAGTACAATATGAAGTTCCAAATTGCTTTGATGACGAAGTTGTATATGGTGACAAGTTACTGGTCAATCGAAAACGTCGTTGTATTGTTTTGGCGCGTAATTTgaaattatatgaattttgcCAGAAACAACTTGTTAACAGCATTGATTTGTCTGAGACTTGCTTGAAAAAGGTTGGTAAAAATGTGCAAGACTACAAAGGGCCAAAAGGAAAATGGTTTAAAAGTGTTGGCACTCGAAGTGGAGAATCTTTCGGCAGCACAGTAAAACCAATGGGGCTAATGGAAACTTCAGAACTACAGAATTCTGTCCTACTGGAAGAGAAACCCATTGCTAAT ATTGAAGATGAAGAATTACGAACCGCTGCACAGCCTTGGGTGAATTGTGAATTACCGCAATTGCTGCCAGCTTCCTTTGCTGTACTATTAATTGGCATAAAAACTTCCCAAATACTTCTAGTCGAGAACTGtcctttacttttatattttgaagTCGAAAAAGAACTACCACGTCGTCATGATCATCACATGAAAACCGTTATTTATGAGCAACATCTTTTTttgaaatctttaaaaatttcgCATATACTTCTCAACCGGGCGAAACATGAACTTAATTTTAGTTCAACGAGTTTTCATCAGGACTTCCTGGCTACTGCATTTATAAACAAAGAGGCAACTCTCCGCATCCAATTCGCTTCTGTGCCAAATGCTTCTATATTCGAGCAATTAATTGCTgaacaatttaatttcaataaagttgaaagaaaattaactcCTCATGGATATAAAGCTAACAATGAAAATGCATCTGAGTCAGAACAAGTGAAAGATAAGTTAATTCGAAAACCTTTTGTTTTGagcatattttttaacaaagatCCTACGTCGCTGTGGTTTGGTTCTAtgattttacaaacaatttcagATGTTGAAGATATTCAAACCTGGAAACTATATTTATACAACAAAGAAAAGACATTCGTTTGCTTGAAATTGCTGTTCAATGAGCTCATGATGGTTAATTGCCAGATCAAACACATGGAATATTTCGACAAAACACATGATACCACTGATAGTTCTTTTCTCAGAATTAAAAATGCGCTTATTGGTGAATACGAGAGTTTGAAACATTTGAACGATCGCACTGATGCGGatgagaagaaaaaaatgtttgaaaaattgaTGAAAGCCCAAATTAATTCGGATATATTGGTAACAAGTGTGACGTGA
- the LOC129238999 gene encoding uncharacterized protein LOC129238999 yields MMRMVVYLTVVALCWQFELTNSRTSTLWKLNTDSGKITGHYSASRGQGDNSMLEEFSIPMFDASADVYAQDEVFYIIASTLTLGTSAAAITSGTDVDNSEGNGSTNRGAVYGWVRESPENSLESLGTLSKRSNESKTAEHENDEAEAESKKATVTVGNGGLPSVTNADTALVVDETLDCKPVNFTYYDYLIGVGQRFNHPKIPEPEVAYLFLKSKDENSYKNFDITALERRLKRTKREKPRSVQLYNQIGNYWRIIGDARQAIECFRRALAMSPTNAEVLLNLARVLYNLQYLDDAIHLTRRSLEMQPPGRSAWQQYFTLGEIFKAYGHFQESVLHLRHALELYPQHEPILKALRDVENNPSSTLHVYTVVIIVALVVAVFIVIITSSNNNDKYNSLNGNNTQNDYEPKTQRHFNRAMAMRSLKGFSASSTLTGSSSRNLRHRKN; encoded by the exons ATGATGCGGATGGTTGTCTACTTGACAGTAGTGGCTTTATGTTGGCAATTTGAATTGACAAATTCCCGTACATCTACCTTATGGAAATTAAATACAGACAGTGGCAAAATAACAGGACATTATTCCGCTAGTCGAGGCCAGGGCGATAACTCAATGTTGGAAGAGTTCAGCATCCCGATGTTTGATGCCAGCGCAGATGTTTATGCTCAAGATGAAGTGTTTTATATTATCGCATCGACTTTAACACTGGGCACAAGCGCTGCAGCTATAACAAGTGGTACTGATGTTGACAATAGTGAGGGGAACGGTAGCACTAATAGAGGCGCTGTTTATGGATGGGTAAGGGAGTCTCCCGAAAATTCTTTGGAATCTTTAGGGACACTTTCTAAACGTTCCAACGAAAGCAAGACCGCGGAGCATGAAAATGACGAAGCTGAGGCTGAAAGCAAGAAGGCAACTGTAACTGTCGGTAATGGAGGACTGCCAAGTGTAACAAATGCCGACACTGCATTAGTTGTTGATGAAACTCTAGATTGCAAACCAGTAAATTTTACCTACTACGATTATCTCATTGGAGTGGGACAGCGATTTAATCATCCAAAGATACCGGAACCAGAG GTTGCATACCTTTTTCTAAAAAGCAAGGATGAGAATTCATATAAAAACTTTGACATCACCGCTCTGGAACGACGACTTAAGCGAACCAAGCGCGAAAAGCCTAGATCCGTACAATTATATAACCAAATCGGGAACTATTGGCGAATTATTGGCGATGCTCGACAGGCTATTGAATGCTTCAGGCGTGCATTAGCAATGTCGCCCACAAATGCCGAAGTTCTTCTAAACTTAGCACGTGTACTTTACAATCTGCAATATCTGGATGATGCTATACATTTGACTAGGAG GTCATTGGAAATGCAACCACCTGGACGCTCTGCTTGGCAACAATACTTTACACTCGGTGAAATATTCAAGGCTTACGGACATTTCCAGGAATCAGTTCTACATCTGCGACATGCACTTGAGCTTTATCCACAGCATGAACCCATACTGAAGGCGTTGCGGGACGTTGAGAATAATCCTTCATCAACTTTGCATGTATACACCGTTGTCATAATTGTTGCTTTG GTAGTTGCAGTTTTCATTGTAATAATAACATCATCCAACAACAATGATAAATACAACAGTTTAAATGGCAATAACACACAAAATGACTATGAGCCCAAAACGCAGCGACACTTCAATCGTGCCATGGCCATGCGGTCCCTTAAAGGCTTTTCCGCTTCTTCGACTTTGACGGGTTCGTCTTCGCGGAATCTTAGACAcaggaaaaactaa
- the LOC129239295 gene encoding WW domain-binding protein 11 codes for MGRRSINTTKSGKYMNPTDQARKEARKKELKKNKRQRQMVRAAVLKNKDPGQILEEMEKIDEMEYNVLQPSPLNEKVLRDKRKKLKETFDRVMRLYHNDEPEHWAELKRKEVEYEKKRLKKQQYYESVKHAQSVQIDEIPLPSSTQGPATTGSTNAIAFHVANRLPPPPTALSLPPFAPGAPPSAIKKPSESIIKTSDKSNDTKRKELLGVPPGPPPNLLELKDLDTDNEDDEVVIKEYNPKLKSGKSKSISKPNSLQQRMLAISGQNIDEFMKEMENVHKKKEKAREAAIRGDEVSTSDEEANLKISRKSDDEDGTPVSSRSSEDSDSGDGSEDANRSPKRKRKEIISPQHESTSATTIPGPAAVPVTIPLPPVPPHAGPHLAIPAPPMPPVTGLAPSMILRPPPLRPPGALHGFGIRMPPGPPPGPRPHGMGGMPPRMGIRMPPGPPPGMPPRMAHHHKQQQMHKDQSKGVTTITAKPQIRNLSADVTRFVPSTLRVKREETRKPGSRAKLVQEPSNQTAEANKAATKDDAYMQFMNEMQGLL; via the exons ATGGGTAGACGTTCTATAAACACCACGAAAAGTGGGAAATACATGAATCCGACAGATCAAGCAC GTAAGGAGGCTCGTAAAAAGGAACTGAAGAAAAATAAACGACAAAGACAAATGGTCCGCGCTGCTGTTCTCAAAAATAAGGATCCTGGTCAAATATTGGAAGAAATGGAGAAAATCGATGAAATGG AATACAATGTGCTACAACCATCACCTTTAAATGAAAAGGTTCTTCGGGATAAAAGGAAGAAACTGAAAGAGACTTTTGACCGAGTGATGCGTCTTTAT CATAATGATGAACCCGAACACTGGGCAGAATTAAAACGTAAGGAAGTGGAATACGAGAAAAAACGCCTTAAAAAGCAACAATATTACGAAAGTGTGAAACATGCACAAAGCGTACAAATTGATGAAATTCCTTTGCCCTCATCCACACAGGGACCGGCTACTACTGGTTCAACCAATGCTATAGCCTTCCATGTAGCAAATAGATTACCTCCACCGCCAACGGCGTTATCACTGCCCCCATTCGCACCAGGTGCACCACCAAGCGCAATAAAAAAACCCAGTGAATCG attATAAAAACATCGGACAAATCTAATGACACTAAGAGGAAAGAGCTTTTGGGTGTTCCACCTGGACCTCCGCCCAATCTCCTCGAATTGAAAGATTTAGACACTGATAACGAAGATGATGAAGTTGTGATCAAAGAATATAATCCAAAATTAAAAAGCGGCAAGTCAAAGTCAATAAGTAAACCTAATTCGTTGCAACAACGAATGTTGGCAATTTCTGGTCAAAATATTGATGAATTTATGAAGGAAATGGAAAACGTGCATAAGAAGAAAGAAAAGGCGCGTGAGGCTGCTATACGTGGAGATGAAGTATCTACTTCTGATGAAGAAGCCAACCTCAAAATATCTCGCAAATCTGATGATGAAGATGGTACACCAGTAAGCAGCCGTAGTTCAGAAGATTCAGATAGCGGTGATGGAAGTGAAGATGCTAATCGTTCTCCTAAAAGAAAACGAAAGGAAATAATTAGTCCACAACATGAATCTACTTCTGCCACAACTATTCCTGGACCTGCGGCAGTGCCTGTTACTATACCTTTGCCACCAGTGCCGCCTCATGCAGGTCCACATCTCGCCATACCCGCTCCACCCATGCCACCAGTAACTGGTTTGGCACCTTCTATGATTTTACGACCACCACCTTTACGCCCACCTGGAGCCTTACACGGCTTTGGTATTCGAATGCCACCAGGTCCACCACCAGGACCACGACCGCATGGCATGGGAGGCATGCCACCAAGAATGGGAATACGAATGCCACCCGGCCCACCACCTGGTATGCCGCCTCGAATGGCACATCatcataaacaacaacaaatgcacaAAGACCAAAGTAAAGGTGTAACTACAATAACGGCAAAGCCACAGATTAg GAATCTAAGTGCAGATGTTACTCGCTTTGTTCCATCCACGTTACGCGTAAAACGCGAGGAGACTCGAAAACCAGGTAGTCGAGCCAAGCTGGTTCAAGAACCAAGCAATCAAACCGCAGAAGCTAATAAAGCAGCCACAAAGGACGATGCATATATgcaatttatgaatgaaatgcaAGGATTACTTTAA